Within the Arthrobacter sp. V1I7 genome, the region GGCGGTTCCATTCCGTTCATCGCAGACCTGACCGAGTTGTACCCGGACGTCCAGATTCTCGTCACCGGCGTGGAGGATCCCGATTCGCGCGCCCACAGCGCCAACGAATCGCTCCATCTGGAGGACTTCCGGAATGCCATCACCGCCGAAGCCTTCCTGCTGGCGCGCCTTAATGCGGAGGGACTGGCCTGATGCGCCCGCGCCGTCCGGCGTCCGGGGAACATCCGGCGGGTTCGGACGGTTACGTCGGGAGTTAGAGCTACACGGCTGATCGACGTAGCATGTAGCTATAGCCCGCACCGTTTAAGTAGGCGCGGCGCCGCGCCAGCGGAGCCGCCACCACCGTCGTAAGAAGGTAGGCCATGAGCACTACAACCAATGAAAACAGCGCCGACACCACCGCTATTGCCGGCGAGGAGCTGGCCACGCACGAGGTCAAGCTGACCGACGTTGCCGCCGGCAAGGTCCGCAGCCTGCTCGAGCAGGAAGGCCGCACCGATCTGCGGCTCCGCGTTGCCGTGCAGCCGGGCGGTTGCTCCGGCCTGATCTACCAGCTCTACTTCGACGAGCGGCTGCTCGACGGAGATGCCGTCCGTGACTACGACGGTGTTGAAGTTGTCGTCGACAAGATGAGCGTCCCCTACCTCAGCGGGGCCAGCATCGACTTCGAGGACACCATCGCCAAGCAGGGGTTCACCATCGACAATCCCAACGCCGGCGGCTCCTGCGCCTGCGGTGATTCCTTCCACTAAGGCCGGGCGATTTGCCCGGCCTTAGTGCCGCCCTAAAAGGAGGCGGGCCGGGCCGGTAAAAAGGGTTGCGACCCACGGTAGGACATGTGGGCGAAAACTCCCGGGGAGCGGTAAGCTCTACACCGAGTAGTAAAACTTTTCGTGTGCCCGGAGCGCCATCGGCGGCCGGGCGACAGCAACAAGTAGGAAGGGCCGTCTGTGAGTTCGCAGAACCGAACCGGCAGCCGACGCAAAAAGATCTCTACGATCACTGGCTTGGCACTAGCCGGCGCGTTGGCTTTGACTGGATGTTCACCAGAGGTACAGAAGGGGTGGCTGCCCACCGAGCGTGGTACCACCAATCACACTGACCGCATCATGGACCTCTGGGTCAACTCATGGATTGCCGCGCTGGTCGTCGGCATCATTACCTGGGGCTTGATGATCTGGTGCATCGTCGCCTACCGGCGTCGGAAGGGCACCGTAGGGTTCCCCCGCCAGAACAGCTTCAACCTGCCGCTTGAGGTGTTCTACCTGACCGTTCCGCTGTTCATGGTGCTGGTGTTCTTCTACTTCACCGACCGTGACCAGCAGGCGATCGACAACCGCAGCCAGCCCGCCGACGTCGTAGTGGACGTCCGCGGCAAGCAGTGGGCCTGGGACTTCAACTACAAGCAGGGCGACGTCATCACGGGAGACGTCTACGAGGCCGGCGTCCAGGCGCACCTCACGGGCGCGGAAGTGGACAAGGAAAAGTTGCCCACGCTGTACCTTCCGGTGAACAGGTCGGTTGACCTCGAGCTCAACTCACGCGATGTCATCCACTCCTTCTGGGTTCCCGCCTTCCTGCAGAAGCGCGACATGATCCCCGGCAAGACCAACTACATCAGGTTCACCCCCACCAAGGAGGGGACCTACGACGGCAAGTGCGCCGAACTCTGTGGCGAATACCACTCCGAAATGCTGTTCCGCGTGAAGGTTGTCTCCGAGTCGGAGTTCCAGGCGCATCTGGAGCAGCTGCGCCAGGACGGCAACACCGGCCTGCTCGGCGAAGAGTACGACCGACTCCCGGCCAAGACCGAGAACAAGT harbors:
- the coxB gene encoding cytochrome c oxidase subunit II produces the protein MSSQNRTGSRRKKISTITGLALAGALALTGCSPEVQKGWLPTERGTTNHTDRIMDLWVNSWIAALVVGIITWGLMIWCIVAYRRRKGTVGFPRQNSFNLPLEVFYLTVPLFMVLVFFYFTDRDQQAIDNRSQPADVVVDVRGKQWAWDFNYKQGDVITGDVYEAGVQAHLTGAEVDKEKLPTLYLPVNRSVDLELNSRDVIHSFWVPAFLQKRDMIPGKTNYIRFTPTKEGTYDGKCAELCGEYHSEMLFRVKVVSESEFQAHLEQLRQDGNTGLLGEEYDRLPAKTENK
- a CDS encoding iron-sulfur cluster assembly accessory protein; this encodes MSTTTNENSADTTAIAGEELATHEVKLTDVAAGKVRSLLEQEGRTDLRLRVAVQPGGCSGLIYQLYFDERLLDGDAVRDYDGVEVVVDKMSVPYLSGASIDFEDTIAKQGFTIDNPNAGGSCACGDSFH